In the Mus pahari chromosome 19, PAHARI_EIJ_v1.1, whole genome shotgun sequence genome, one interval contains:
- the Tom1 gene encoding target of Myb protein 1 isoform X2 translates to MDFLLGNPFSSPVGQRIEKATDGSLQSEDWALNMEICDIINETEEGPKDAFRAVKKRIMGNKNFHEVMLALTVLETCVKNCGHRFHVLVANQDFVENVLVRTILPKNNPPTIVHDKSWADAFRSSPDLTGVVAVYEDLRRKGLEFPMTDLDMLSPIHTPQRTVFNSETPSGQNSVGSNTSQRGDLSQHATPLPTPAVLPGDSPITPTPEQIGKLRSELEMVSGNVRVMSEMLTELVPTQVEPADLDLLQELNRTCRAMQQRILELIPRISNEQLTEELLMINDNLNNVFLRHERFERFRTGQTAKASSEAELATDLIDMGPDPAATSNLSSQLAGMNLGSRSVRAGLQSLETSGHLEDDFDMFALTRGSSLADQRKGVKYEAPQTTDGLAGALDARQQSTGAIPATQARIMEDIEQWLSTDVGNSAEEPSGVTSEEFDKFLEERAKAADRLPNLASPPAEGPPRPSPGTAPRRKAQEKDDDMLFAL, encoded by the exons AGAAAGCTACAGATGGCTCCCTGCAGAGCGAGGACTGGGCCCTCAACATGGAGATCTGTGACATCATCAACGAGACCGAGGAAGG CCCCAAAGATGCCTTCCGAGCAGTGAAGAAGCGAATTATGGGGAATAAGAATTTCCATGAGGTCATGCTGGCCCTTACG GTCTTAGAAACATGTGTTAAGAACTGTGGGCACCGCTTCCATGTACTGGTGGCCAACCAGGACTTTGTAGAGAATGTGCTGGTGAGGACCATCCTGCCGAAGAACAATCCACCCACCATTGTGCATGACAAG TCCTGGGCTGATGCGTTCCGCAGCTCGCCTGATTTGACAGGTGTTGTTGCTGTCTACGAGGACCTGCGAAGGAAGGGCCTAGAATTTCCCATGACTGACCTGGACATGCTGTCGCCCATCCACACACCCCAGAGA ACTGTATTCAACTCAGAGACACCATCCGGACAGAACTCTGTGGGTTCCAACACCAGTCAGCGCGGAGACCTGAGCCAGCATGCCACCCCTCTGCCCACTCCAGCTGTTCTCCCGGGTGATTCACCCATCACGCCGACTCCTGAGCAG ATTGGGAAGCTGCGCAGTGAGCTGGAGATGGTGAGCGGAAATGTGCGAGTGATGTCAGAGATGCTGACAGAGCTGGTGCCCACCCAGGTAGAGCCTGCAGACCTGGATCTACTACAG GAACTCAACCGCACTTGCCGTGCCATGCAGCAGCGGATCCTGGAGCTCATCCCACGCATCTCCAATGAGCAGCTGACCGAGGAACTGCTCATGATCAATGACAACCTCAACAATGTGTTCCTACGCCATGAACG GTTTGAACGCTTCCGAACAGGCCAGACTGCTAAG GCCTCCAGTGAAGCTGAGCTAGCTACTGATCTGATTGACATGGGTCCTGACCCCGCAGCCACAAGCAACCTCTCATCCCAACTGGCAGGAATGA acCTTGGCTCTAGAAGTGTGAGAGCTGGCCTGCAGTCTCTGGAGACCTCAGGTCACCTGGAAGATGACTTTGACATGTTTGCTCTGACTCGGGGCAGCTCACTGGCTGACCAGCGGAAAGG GGTCAAATATGAAGCTCCCCAAACCACAGATGGCCTGGCTGGGGCCCTAGATGCCCGGCAGCAGAGCACTGGAGCG ATCCCAGCCACACAGGCCCGCATCATGGAGGACATTGAGCAGTGGCTGTCCACTGATGTG GGGAACAGTGCTGAGGAGCCCTCTGGTGTCACTAGTGAAG AATTTGACAAATTCCTGGAAGAACGAGCCAAAGCTGCCGACAGACTTCCCAACCTGGCCAGCCCTCCAGCTGAGGGCCCCCCCAGACCATCTCCTGGAACAGCCCCTCGGAGGAAGGCCCAGGAGAAGGACGACGACATGCTGTTTGCCTTATGA
- the Tom1 gene encoding target of Myb protein 1 isoform X1 — protein MDFLLGNPFSSPVGQRIEKATDGSLQSEDWALNMEICDIINETEEGPKDAFRAVKKRIMGNKNFHEVMLALTVLETCVKNCGHRFHVLVANQDFVENVLVRTILPKNNPPTIVHDKVLNLIQSWADAFRSSPDLTGVVAVYEDLRRKGLEFPMTDLDMLSPIHTPQRTVFNSETPSGQNSVGSNTSQRGDLSQHATPLPTPAVLPGDSPITPTPEQIGKLRSELEMVSGNVRVMSEMLTELVPTQVEPADLDLLQELNRTCRAMQQRILELIPRISNEQLTEELLMINDNLNNVFLRHERFERFRTGQTAKASSEAELATDLIDMGPDPAATSNLSSQLAGMNLGSRSVRAGLQSLETSGHLEDDFDMFALTRGSSLADQRKGVKYEAPQTTDGLAGALDARQQSTGAIPATQARIMEDIEQWLSTDVGNSAEEPSGVTSEEFDKFLEERAKAADRLPNLASPPAEGPPRPSPGTAPRRKAQEKDDDMLFAL, from the exons AGAAAGCTACAGATGGCTCCCTGCAGAGCGAGGACTGGGCCCTCAACATGGAGATCTGTGACATCATCAACGAGACCGAGGAAGG CCCCAAAGATGCCTTCCGAGCAGTGAAGAAGCGAATTATGGGGAATAAGAATTTCCATGAGGTCATGCTGGCCCTTACG GTCTTAGAAACATGTGTTAAGAACTGTGGGCACCGCTTCCATGTACTGGTGGCCAACCAGGACTTTGTAGAGAATGTGCTGGTGAGGACCATCCTGCCGAAGAACAATCCACCCACCATTGTGCATGACAAGGTGTTGAACCTCATCCAG TCCTGGGCTGATGCGTTCCGCAGCTCGCCTGATTTGACAGGTGTTGTTGCTGTCTACGAGGACCTGCGAAGGAAGGGCCTAGAATTTCCCATGACTGACCTGGACATGCTGTCGCCCATCCACACACCCCAGAGA ACTGTATTCAACTCAGAGACACCATCCGGACAGAACTCTGTGGGTTCCAACACCAGTCAGCGCGGAGACCTGAGCCAGCATGCCACCCCTCTGCCCACTCCAGCTGTTCTCCCGGGTGATTCACCCATCACGCCGACTCCTGAGCAG ATTGGGAAGCTGCGCAGTGAGCTGGAGATGGTGAGCGGAAATGTGCGAGTGATGTCAGAGATGCTGACAGAGCTGGTGCCCACCCAGGTAGAGCCTGCAGACCTGGATCTACTACAG GAACTCAACCGCACTTGCCGTGCCATGCAGCAGCGGATCCTGGAGCTCATCCCACGCATCTCCAATGAGCAGCTGACCGAGGAACTGCTCATGATCAATGACAACCTCAACAATGTGTTCCTACGCCATGAACG GTTTGAACGCTTCCGAACAGGCCAGACTGCTAAG GCCTCCAGTGAAGCTGAGCTAGCTACTGATCTGATTGACATGGGTCCTGACCCCGCAGCCACAAGCAACCTCTCATCCCAACTGGCAGGAATGA acCTTGGCTCTAGAAGTGTGAGAGCTGGCCTGCAGTCTCTGGAGACCTCAGGTCACCTGGAAGATGACTTTGACATGTTTGCTCTGACTCGGGGCAGCTCACTGGCTGACCAGCGGAAAGG GGTCAAATATGAAGCTCCCCAAACCACAGATGGCCTGGCTGGGGCCCTAGATGCCCGGCAGCAGAGCACTGGAGCG ATCCCAGCCACACAGGCCCGCATCATGGAGGACATTGAGCAGTGGCTGTCCACTGATGTG GGGAACAGTGCTGAGGAGCCCTCTGGTGTCACTAGTGAAG AATTTGACAAATTCCTGGAAGAACGAGCCAAAGCTGCCGACAGACTTCCCAACCTGGCCAGCCCTCCAGCTGAGGGCCCCCCCAGACCATCTCCTGGAACAGCCCCTCGGAGGAAGGCCCAGGAGAAGGACGACGACATGCTGTTTGCCTTATGA